CCGACGTGGTCGCCGCATAGAATCGTGCTCATGGACACTGCCACCGTGGCGCGTTTCGAGGCCAGCCGGAATCGGCTGGCCTCGCTCGCCTACCGTCTGCTCGGCTCGGCCGCCGACGCCGAGGACACGGTGCAGGACGCGTTCCTGCGGTGGCAAGCCGCCGACCAGGAGTATGTCGAGACGCCCGAGGCATGGCTGACCAAGATCGTCACCAACCTGGCGCTCGACCGGCTTCGTTCAGCGAAGGTGCGGCGCGAACGCGCGGTCGGCGCGTGGATGCCCGAACCGCTCCTGGACGGCGATCCGATGCTGGGCCCGGCCGACACCGTCGAGCAGCGCGAATCGGTGACCCTGGCAGTGCTGACCCTTATGGAGCGGCTGTCGCCGGTCGAACGGGCCGTTTACGTGCTGTACGAGGCCTTTTCGTACAGCCACGCCGAGGTCGCCGAGATTCTCGGCATCACCGAGTCCGGGAGTCAGCAACACATTCACCGAGCCCGGCGTCGAATCGCCGCCGCGGGCAACAGCGCTCGCATCGACCATGCCTCCGCGCGCCGGATCGTCGAGGCGTTCGTCGATGCCGCCTCCTCGGGCCGGACCGAACGGTTGCTGGCGCTGCTGACGGACGATGCGACCGGCGTCTCTGACGGCTTCGGCGGGCTGGCCGAGAAGCTGATCCAATACTCGACCCCGGAGCGGATCGCCAGCGCGTTGCGGGGCGGTTTCAAACCGTCTCTGGCCAAGCGGATGCTCGCAGGTGGCTCGCCCTCGATCCATGCCGTCGTGGTCAACGGCTGCCCGGCCATGCTCGTCACGCTCGACGACCGGGTCGTTGGCGTCGCGATCCTGGAGATCCGTGGCGACAAGATCGCAGGTGTGCGCGGCATTGCCGCCCCGGACCGGCTCGGTCGCCTCACCGCGGAATGGCGGCGTCGAGAGCATGCCGTCGCGCCGATCGAATCGTGGTAATCGGCTGTCCGACAATCGGTCTCACGTTCGTTCGTCCGCGCCCGGCGAAACCGATTCGGCGCGTCAACTTTCCGGCATGGCCTCGGTGACGATCGCCGGGTCACGGGTCACGGGTCACGGGTCGCGAGGGCGTGTCGGTGTTCGCTATTCGAAGTGCCCGCGCATCGGCATGACAGCGCGTTCGAGGATGCGCGGGCCGGAAGTTGGAGTGGTCAAAACAGAGTGTCGCGGACACGTAGCGGTCGGTAGCCAGAGGGGCCGAGCTGGGCGAGTTCGGCCTCTATGTCGACCTCCATGGCGCCGAAGAAGTTGTGTGTGCGGGCGAGATATGTGCGAGCACCTCGTCATCGATGCGTCGACCGGTGCGGCGTATCTGCTCGACGGCAAGCCCGTAATATTCTGTGGTCCAGGCGATTACGGCGTTGGTTGCCAGGGTGAGACACCAGGCTTGTTCGGTTTGGGCCTCGAGGTGGCGGACGCGGATCATGCCTTCATGGGCGTAGAGCAGGTCGCGGCGCAGGGCGGGCAGAGATTCGCCCTTGTTGAGTTGGCGGGAGATCTTGCGGCGGTAGTCCGGATCGGACAGGTATTTCGCGGCGTAGATGGTGCGCCGCAGCGCCCCGTACTCCTTGAGCGCCGCGGCCAGGGTGTTCTGCCGACTTGAGGCGGACAGCTTGCCGACCAGCAAAGATGCGGTGGCGTGCCCGAACTTCAGCGATCCGGCCAACCGCAGCAGGTCGTCGTAGTGCTCGGCGATCAGATCCAGGTTGGTGCGTCGGGTCAGCAGTGGGCCCGCGTGCGGGAATCGGGTCTCCGCCTCGGAGCGCGGGCCCGGCCGATACA
The DNA window shown above is from Nocardia sp. NBC_01730 and carries:
- a CDS encoding sigma-70 family RNA polymerase sigma factor; translation: MDTATVARFEASRNRLASLAYRLLGSAADAEDTVQDAFLRWQAADQEYVETPEAWLTKIVTNLALDRLRSAKVRRERAVGAWMPEPLLDGDPMLGPADTVEQRESVTLAVLTLMERLSPVERAVYVLYEAFSYSHAEVAEILGITESGSQQHIHRARRRIAAAGNSARIDHASARRIVEAFVDAASSGRTERLLALLTDDATGVSDGFGGLAEKLIQYSTPERIASALRGGFKPSLAKRMLAGGSPSIHAVVVNGCPAMLVTLDDRVVGVAILEIRGDKIAGVRGIAAPDRLGRLTAEWRRREHAVAPIESW